CGGGAAGACCACGCTCGTGAATCGTTATGTCACCGGCGTCTTCGAACGTGACTACAAGACGACGATTGGTTCTCAGTTCGCAGTGAAGCTCACGCTGATCTCGCCTCCCGACTCCCAGTACGCTGTGGGGGTGAAGATTCAGGCATGGGACGTTGCAGGTCAGGCAAGGTTTGCGGCCGTGCGAAAGATGTACTATAGCGGTGCGGCCGGGGTCATACTTGTCTTTGACGTGACAAGGCGGCGTTCGTTCGCCGAGCTGTCAAAGTGGGTGCAGGAGGCCGACGAGTCGATAGGCGTCCGTGTGCCCGTGGTCTGTGTTGGCAACAAGGTTGACCTTCCGGACCGAGCAGTGAGTTCCGAAGAGGCCAAACAGTGGGCGGAGTCTCAGGGATTCATATACATGGAG
This window of the Candidatus Thorarchaeota archaeon genome carries:
- a CDS encoding GTP-binding protein — translated: GKTTLVNRYVTGVFERDYKTTIGSQFAVKLTLISPPDSQYAVGVKIQAWDVAGQARFAAVRKMYYSGAAGVILVFDVTRRRSFAELSKWVQEADESIGVRVPVVCVGNKVDLPDRAVSSEEAKQWAESQGFIYMESSAKTGEGVADMFTVLAELMYREAKKTSEAKKRGV